In the Terriglobales bacterium genome, one interval contains:
- a CDS encoding helix-turn-helix transcriptional regulator, producing the protein MKSRAKLSAQVKRGSAELAVLSVLAEGRLHGYEIAKRIGQQTAGVVTFDVASLYPVLYAMESKGWVKGEWEAAPSGRKRRSYTITPEGRKQLEPMRREWREFLKAMTRLTRLADA; encoded by the coding sequence ATGAAGAGCCGGGCAAAACTTTCGGCGCAGGTGAAGCGGGGCAGCGCGGAACTGGCGGTGCTGTCGGTGCTGGCGGAGGGGCGGCTGCACGGGTACGAGATCGCCAAGCGCATCGGGCAGCAGACCGCGGGCGTGGTGACCTTCGACGTCGCGTCGTTGTATCCGGTGCTGTACGCGATGGAGAGCAAGGGCTGGGTGAAAGGCGAGTGGGAAGCGGCGCCGAGCGGGCGCAAGCGGCGCAGCTACACCATCACGCCGGAGGGCCGGAAGCAGTTGGAGCCGATGCGGCGCGAGTGGCGCGAGTTCCTGAAGGCGATGACGCGCCTGACGAGGCTGGCCGATGCCTGA